Proteins from a genomic interval of Watersipora subatra chromosome 10, tzWatSuba1.1, whole genome shotgun sequence:
- the LOC137406851 gene encoding uncharacterized protein gives MDEDTTILLGFALGVIALMVLILVWVVVYCLCCRENEHYESKQMNSGHYRPRQQSETTGSRLGDLPELPSGKESIPKLSGQQGSMATREGGQENEAYEPAYTDPIYSYCDSGNYQYQAPVPLDTHAYEGMPKAEAPSTMTVQYTRNDDTLQRDMLEILRTARRTASIVNEGYVDILAPQPTQNEYDDNMSPFVRRHSLVDRQNGNDDSTLKAKRNLLQDSESKDVQPSANIFTINNAIYFRRTDGESTIPILSNESTTNTQSIINACSSELTINPLSSESTINAISKEQAINAPSTESTIDAPRNESTIDAQGTDSTIHTCSTESTINALSNELAIDAHETESTINTCSNESTTNTLRSESTTNACSSELTINPLSSESTINAVSQEQAINAPSTESTIDALRNESTIGAQGTESTIHTCSNESTINALSNELAIDAHETESMINTCSNESTINALRNESIIDAHETESTINTCSNESTINTRSNECIENFELQDCCTTQEKQSRCSSETSSTSATDIELCQILKVDIGAASDESSSDYYNLTEWLLDSEKLHCTDISMQENDFYVKTEGPGNVFETSLPQVTRGSSEVPANASRDNELTAADTLSNKDTKEDQHIIPVPRPRNIVTTDEVANQLNSETVPTNADIPEPKPRRSRTPANPPPYDQIVDYGQ, from the exons ATGGATGAAGACACTACAATACTTCTTGGCTTTGCTCTCGGAGTGATAGCTTTGATGGTGCTTATTCTGGTCTGGGTCGTAGTCTATTGCTTATGTTGCAG GGAAAACGAACATTACGAGTCTAAACAAATGAATTCTGGCCATTACCGACCAAGACAACAGTCAGAAACAACTGGAAGTAGACTGGGAGACCTTCCTGAACTTCCTTCTGGCAAAGAAAGCATCCCCAAACTTTCAGGGCAGCAAGGGAGTATGGCTACTAGAGAGGGCGGTCAAGAAAATGAGGCGTACGAACCAGCATATACTGACCCGATATATTCCTACTGTGATTCAGGCAACTATCAATATCAAGCACCTGTGCCACTTGACACACATGCTTATGAAGGCATGCCTAAAGCTGAAGCGCCCTCTACGATGACTGTGCAGTATACGAGGAATGATGACACTCTGCAGAGAGATATGCTAGAAATATTGCGAACGGCGCGCCGCACAGCGAGTATCGTTAATGAAGGTTATGTTGATATTTTAGCGCCGCAGCCAACTCAAAATGAATATGACGACAACATGAGCCCATTCGTACGTAGACACTCCCTAGTTGATCGTCAAAATGGAAACGATGATTCAACCCTCAAGGCTAAAAGGAATTTACTACAGGACTCAGAAAGTAAAGATGTGCAGCcatcagcaaatatttttacaatcaaCAATGCGATTTACTTTAGGCGAACAGATGGTGAGTCGACTATCCCCATCCTTAGTAATGAGTCGACTACTAATACCCAGTCAATTATCAATGCCTGCAGCAGTGAGTTGACTATCAATCCTCTTAGTAGTGAGTCGACTATCAACGCCATTAGTAAGGAGCAGGCTATCAACGCTCCAAGTACTGAGTCAACTATCGATGCCCCTAGAAATGAGTCGACTATCGATGCCCAAGGAACTGACTCGACTATCCATACCTGTAGTACTGAGTCAACTATCAATGCCCTTAGTAATGAGTTGGCTATTGATGCCCATGAAACTGAGTCGACGATTAATACCTGCAGTAATGAGTCAACTACCAACACCCTTCGTAGTGAGTCAACTACCAATGCCTGCAGCAGTGAGTTGACTATCAATCCTCTTAGTAGCGAGTCGACTATCAACGCCGTTAGTCAGGAGCAGGCTATCAATGCTCCTAGTACTGAGTCAACTATCGATGCTCTTAGGAATGAGTCAACTATTGGTGCCCAAGGAACTGAGTCGACTATCCATACCTGTAGTAATGAGTCGACTATCAATGCCCTTAGTAATGAGTTGGCTATTGATGCCCATGAAACTGAGTCGATGATCAATACCTGCAGTAATGAGTCAACTATCAATGCCCTTCGTAATGAGTCAATTATCGATGCCCATGAAACTGAGTCGACTATCAATACCTGTAGTAATGAGTCGACTATCAATACCCGTAGTAACGAGTGCATAGAGAACTTTGAATTACAAGACTGTTGCACAACTCAAGAAAAACAGAGTCGATGTTCGTCGGAAACAAGCAGTACTAGTGCTACAGATATAGAATTGTGCCAAATTTTGAAAGTTGACATCGGCGCTGCCAGTGACGAATCCAGTTCTGATTACTATAACCTTACGGAATGGCTTCTAGACAGTGAGAAACTTCACTGCACAGATATTAGCATGCAAGAGAATGACTTTTATGTAAAAACTGAAGGACCGGGCAACGTATTTGAGACAAGCTTGCCTCAGGTGACAAGAGGTAGTTCAGAAGTACCAGCCAATGCCTCCAGGGATAATGAGCTCACAGCCGCTGACACATTGAGCAATAAAGACACAAAAGAAGATCAACACATAATCCCTGTTCCTAGGCCGCGAAACATAGTAACTACTGATGAAGTGGCCAACCAACTGAACA GCGAGACGGTTCCTACGAATGCTGATATACCGGAGCCAAAGCCCCGGCGCTCCAGGACACCAGCTAATCCGCCACCATATGACCAAATTGTTGATTATGGTCAGTAA